The nucleotide sequence AGTCGCTACTAGCTACTTAGCATTGCCAATGGCCTAGTTATACTGTCGAAGGTATAAATAAACAGGCGCGTGATGTTTTTTCTAAGACGTATTAGAGTCTGGTAAAGAAAAAGCACGTGTGTAAAATGGATATGGTATACTTTAGATACAAAGATGGCATTTAAATAGAATTAAGCACGAGGCTTGTATCTAGCTTCTTTGTTGTTCCGTCCTCGTGCCGTTAACGCTGATAATGTTATTATTGCGTTATCGacgtaaaaaaaatgaataaactgagtgtttataTTTAACGTTGTTCTTGACTGGcaagaaatttaaaatgtacATAATTATAAGTACTTTTTAAAGAACTGTCCTGGTCGGCAGTCACTTTTGGCATTGTCTGTTCTTAACTCTATTGTCCGTTTAGCCTAAATAGCCCGTGTTGCAGGTTGGCGTGTGATACGATCCAGTTCTAAAAAACGTCTCCCTTATAATATGATtgctagtttaaaaaaaaatctctttataATCAGTCCCATTTAAATTAATACATAGAAATTCTATATATTTTGACTGATGTCCGAAACCACATTAAACATTAATGTGAAAGAGAAGTCGAAATGCTATCTCTATGTACAGTGTACAACGTTGAACCGTTGCTTAATTACCATTAGCAAACTTTCTGTTCAAGGACTCCAAGCTGCACAGGATTTAAGTCATCCGGTAATTACAAAAGAACTGAATGCGTTTTAGTTAAGTTAATGATGAAGAATTTCTTTAAGTGTTGCTAAAGACAGCGGAGTAGTAGCTGTTTACGACGATTAGCATCGGCGAAATGTTAATCTGTCAGGTTTTGTTTGTCCACACAAGGTCAATAAGACATCCTTAAATGTGATTGTGCGGGTTACTTTGCTTAATGAGCAAAAAAGAACTAAAGTAACGAGGTTTTAACGAACTATAGTTTATTGTATGTTTTGACATCGACTGGTTAGACGTGCCGTTCGCGATGGCGTCGCATACCGCAACGTGTTGGATCAGGCCATGTTGGCTGTTCCAGCTGAGGATAGCGGATTGCTGAGAAGTCACATGGTGGTTCCTGTCGGGGCGGTTGTTTTGTTTGCCCAGAGAAAAGACTGTCGTTTAATAAATGTCCAATCATAAGAGGTATCTTTCCCTCTCATGTTTATTAAATAACAAATAGCTCAAACTGTAGTTTGGTCCCAATtttacaacaaataaacaaacaaacaaacaaaaaaaaaccatggCTAAAACGGCCAATCGCTGCTAGTTGTGTCGtgagtggatttttttttttctcatttcctgcgaaataaaaagcagaaaaaatccGGCGAAAGTGGATTCCACAGAAGCTGTCTTCGGTTCCTGGCTCATAACCTTTAATACATTTACGTAGTCAACCTTGTAGCAATCACATTTGAGCCTTTTAACAACTTCATATTCTAACCTAGTGGGATGTAAGAAGGGAGACATTGCGACATAGTCACAGCAGAATAGATATCATGTGTCCTTGGTTGGCTCAGCTATCTTGTTTTCAGAGCAGGGTATTTAGGTCAACAACATCCTGCTCTGGTGTGCTGTATGTTACTTGGagtttctggaaaaaaaatgtttgggggGGGAGAGGTCATACACACGTTACAATGCTTTGTTTGATTGCCAGATTAGCCCCTCTAAAAATGTGTAAGGTTGTGTGCATGCAGAACAACTGGGGGGCTGAATGATGAAACAGAGGGCCTTAGTCTGAAATGTTGCCATAAATAACATAGCCTGAACTGAAGGTATGCACAAGGACTTGTTGATCCACAGTACTTGTCAGCTGCCTAGCATTGTATCTAGAGGCATTTGAGGAAAGCTTATTTTTGTACTTGAGTGTGACTAAAGAATCAAATGTTCCCAAAAAACCTCAGGCTGCCAGTGCTTGGGGTTTTTACTTGTTTTCGTGTGATAGAATAGTCATATTAGCTGACAGTCTAATTTTTCTCCCTCACTCCAGACTCATGGAGCCCTTGGGCCATTTTGTATTTAACCTAAATTTAGATCAGTGGAGTTGGTGATAAGTTTTCATCTAACcagatcttcttttttttcttcatcccCCTTCAAACAGTATGAAGTGAAACCGAACTGAATTTTTGTACCATCCGCAACTGCTTCAAGTTCAGATCAAATCAAAGAAACTGAAGACAAACCTCCCAAAACAAAGTCAACACTGAAGAAGCGTTGGTGAAAAAGGATCACTTCAAGGATTTAAACGCAAGAAGTAACCAAATCCTGAAACGACCAAAGAATACGCACATCATCCCAACTGCGAAGTGGAAGAGAAGCAAACTTGCGCCCAAGCATATTCTGAGAAGACCATAGTTGATCTGAAACCAGAAGTTTGTGCCTACTCAACAGCTTTGACAAAGCACACGTCCCAACGCTGCTCCTAGCCCTCCTCATCCTCACTACACCGCCGACTCACCACCGGGGTGTGGAGTGGGCTGCTATCTgctagttgttgttgttggttttttgttttgtttttgtttttttccttttccccacTCCCATAGCTCCCTTCCCCAACTTAccccctctttttttcccctcctttttcCTGAGCAGTGTTTTTTGCACCTGcctttgccttttgttttatttttgctctAGATTTCTATCTCCACCcccccttttttattttttactttatgcAACGATCTAGAACTTGTGCCAGAAACTGTAACAAGTGTGCGTGTTCAACTGTGTGCGTGAAGAGGTCCACAAAAACTGCTAGTTCATCAAAATCCTGAGAGATAAAGACACAAGGCGACCAATAAAGGTAGGTCTCGAGTCAGTTGAAGCCCTTCATAGTGTGTTTATGATGGCTGTAAATGTACTTCTGGTTTTGCCACACGTTTTGCTCATCATTACCTCTCTGCATTATCAGTACCCTCTTTtggattttaatatttttataaaactgGTATCTGATTCAGAATCTGCATTTGATAGATGCACTACATGATTCACACATGCTTTAAAAACAGATTGTATAACACTTACTGCCCCAAAACAGTGCAGTGGTATGCCGAGGatgatgttttatttatatttcttttctttctttttttcccctcagtcaCTAAACACAAATGCGTTCTGTTTTTCAAAGTTGgacttattatttatttttattggacCTCATTTAAATTTCTCTACTTGTAGGCCAATATTTTAAGCTGTTGTTTGCAGCAGCCAGTTCCAAGCTACTGCAGTGCTTGGTTAGACTTGAATCTTGCATACTTATTGCTTTCTCCATGTGACATCACATCCTTTTGGTGGAGTGAGTGCAGGAAGTGATACTTGGTGTAAAATTttgatttgaaatgtaaattttgATTTGATCTTAGTGACCTCTACATTGTCCTTTTGTTAAAGATAACTATTCTGAAAACGTGAAAGAAGCCAGCACCACTGCACACTGAGCCACCACCACCTCCAAATACTTGAACTAgtcattcagttttgtttgaaaATGATTTACTTGCCTTCCCTTACCTGATCCACACTCTTCCTATTCTGTCGTTCTCAGGCCATACCCcccctacttttttttttttttttttttttttcccctttccccCCTTTTGTATCCTCTCTTGGGATTAAAGCCTGCAGctattttcctttttgtttgtgaCACTTGGCACACTGGCTGACCTGCCTTACCTATTATGTTTGTTCCTCTCTTCACCCTTGCAGACATCCAGCGGTGTATCATTGGGTGGTTGCATAAGAATAGTATTTAAcactaagcaaaaacaaaaacgtatATCAAAGTTCAGCAAGTGCTCAAGCAAGTTTTGTTCAAGTTTATGGGAAAATATGGGCAGCCCCTGGAAAGGCTTTGTTGAGTTTACCTTGCCTGCGTCGCCACCCACCGCGTTTGTTAGCGCTGACCTGAGCAGCACCTCCCCTGTCGGACTCAGCCTGTCGCCATATGGCCGATCCGTAAGTTTCACCTTCCCACCTTTCTACGTGCCCCACCCCATCGAGCACCCATCCACCCACCTTGCCCCGCATCTTTGCTGTGAATGGCATAActtctttcatcttttcagGCTCCCAAGACtagcctctactcagttatttTCTTGCAGGGTGAGGGGTGTTCTGCCAACTAGACGACCGAAATTTGATGTAAAcgagcactttttttttaatttttttaaatgttttttttttgtttgtttgtttgtttttttgttttgttttttaacattgtACCCTCCCCGATTAAGATTCGGATTCGTAAAAGGGAGGGCAGTGACTCAAGATGGACAATATTAGCACTTCGACATAACTACACACAAAGTCCAGCACCACATGAAAAGGTGGATACTTGTTCCTCAGGAAAACTGAAAATTGATCTTAAGTAGCTGGTATTTACAGTACTCATCCATCAGCACTGGACCAAAGCCCTTAATTCTCTTTGGGGATTCATGTACGTTTGTGTTGTGTCATAAGGAGCTCGTCGTGATAGTTGCAGGACAGGGGCTAGCAAGAGGCTGCTCTGGGATCCCCTCCCTCTTCCCCATTACTCATAATCCATCACAAACTTCCTGTCCACTGTAGATGCACTGCTCTTTGACCtgtcatttgcattttctgattctccatcttttcttttcttttttttttcttttttttttaaattgcagcaCTGTATTTAAATCATTCCCATGACCGTCTGTGccaataatttattttaaatatctttttagTGTAGATCTCTGTAGATCCGTTCCTGTATGAGTGCGCTCTAGTACTACCAGGGACTTGGTAGCGCTCTAAATATCGCCCCCTTCAACATGAGATTTTCAGGGTTGAGTGACCTGATGGTTTTACTGCCTGCTATTGTTCCTGGTTTAAGTATTGGTGGTGGTTTTGATGACTATTATCTAGTCCATTGCTTTTTGTAGAACACGTCAGAATGTGGTGGGCCTAAAGGACTCTATAATAACTCAACTTTTGAGGTATTATAAAGTTCAGCAGGTTTTGTCTGAGATTATGGGAAACTGTAGGCAGAGTAAAAGCCAAACGTTCCATTTCTCTGCAGCATATCCCAGTCCTGTCCCCAGTGTCAGAAATGGAAAGAGGCTCCTCTGAACCTCCAGTGGCTCGCAACACTGGCTCTACCCCATCTGCTTCTACTGGTCCCGTACCTATCCCCCGTTCCTCCTCCGTCTCTTGCCATCCCCACCCAGGCAGTAAAAAACACAAGCGGACACCTTTGTATCAGAGATCAGTAAGGAGGGATATATGATGGTGCCCACACTGACATAACCACTCTGAGCTGCTGGTGTGTTGTGACTTTTGCTAACAGCATGGATGAAAACAAATGCCCCAAAGATTAACTAGGTTGCTGTGAAAGAGTTTTGACAAGTTTCTGGTGATATTGCCATGTAATCAGTAGTTGGTTAATGGATGGAAACACATTGAATGTTTGTCTAACCAGAACTGTGTGAAATTTTGCCACACTGCTGTAAATGGAGTGAGTCAAGTTCAGCTTCAGGTGCATGAGTGAAAAGGAAACCCTACTGTGTTATGTTCGTGGTCTGAAATCGGTGTGTCTTAGCCCCCAAAGATTCTCATGTGGCTTTACTTGCTCACCCCTGCCCCCTCCACACTTTCCCTGAAAGTGCTATACTTGCATGTTTGaattttcatttcctttttatttattttgttttaggttggcatccaacacagctgctgcatccTAATTGTTAAACTACATGTTTATGTACTACTGGTAGCTTTCTTTTTAACACttgcttctcttcttctctaGATGAGTTTTGACCCAGGCATGCTCCACAACAATGGGCACACTGCATATGCCAATGGCTCAGGGCCTGGCATTAGAGAGACTGGTGTGGTGGAGAAGCTCTTGACTTCCTACGGGTTTATCCAGTGCTCTGAACGTCAGGCTCGTCTCTTCTTCCACTGCTCCCAGTACAATGGCAACCTGCAGGAGCTTAAAATAGGAGGTGAGGGCGACTTACTGAAAAGAAACCTACTTGATTTCCTGCTGACTTTATTGAAACTTGGGGTTGTATTTGTCATTTGAAGTttgctcattttcttttctatttgtTGTCCCTTTCTCTGTAGATGATGTAGAGTTTGAAGTTTCCTCTGACAGGCGCACTGGCAAGCCCATAGCAGTGAAGCTGCTTAAGATAAAGCCAGAAGTGCTGCCAGAGGAGCGCATTTCGGGCCAGGTGGGGCCAGACCTGCACGCCTATCCCTTTACTGTGCTGCATGGTTATATTCATCCAGTTAAGGAATACCATTTTATTTTTGGTTATGTCCTTGTCTGTCAGCttagcttttttttattttatttttattttttggggcaAGCAGTGTCATTCTTATAATTGTCAAGCTTGTCTCTCATCCTGATTTACAGtttaaatgtaaactaaaaacTGGCATGTGTGTCTGCTTGAGATGATGGATGTCTGAACAAATGCGTACGAATGAGATAATTTCTCACTTGACAACTCGGTTCTGTATTTTATACAACAACCAGTCTCCCAAACACTTGGTGTCATTGGTGATAAACATAACTACATGATGCCACTAACCTTGTTATTTGGTATAAACAGATTACTCAAATCTTCATGTAGAGCATTCATGCACCTGCATTTGTACAATTTGAAATTCAGGCATTTTATTCATCTCGtttccatattttattttatttatttattttttttggctCTGTAGCTGTCTATTCAGCCCAATGAAACAGTGGTTTAATGGCTTCTACCTGTAATTTTCCCCATTTGCTGCAGGTTGTGTCATCAATCCCGTTGCATTTGGATGGAAAGTCTGCTCCTGGACAGGTGCCCACTGGCAGTGTCTGCTATGAAAGAAATGGGGTAAGATGGGTGGCATGGATTACACTTTGAGTCAGCAAGCTGCAGCGTGTTAATGTAATGGAGTGGGTTTCTTCTTTAAATTCATCTCCTGTCCTCTGTAGATTTTGTACAGAGGCAATCGGTTAACTTCTTGCATCTTTTGCTTGAGTTTGCTAAATGCTTATTTGATCAATATAACATGATTACTAATGAAAAAGCGCAGAAGCCAGTGTTTGTAGGTGTTGCCTTTTAATCAAATTAGGTGGCACTGAGTCAATGTAAAGCCTTCAGCCTCCACAGCACATGGCGATATTTTCTTCAGTCAGTTTCGTTGTTGGTAGTCTTGAACATTACATAGTTTGAGttattaagtgttttttaaattggtgGTGTCTTTTCACAGGAAGTATTTTACCTTACATATACTCCTGATGACGTGGAGGGAAATATCCATTTGGACACGGGGGACAAAGTCAGCTTCTATATGGAGACCAATAAGCAGTAAGTGTGCAGCACTTGTCGCATAAATGCCATAAGCAGCTTTCACTGGGTGTTTAATGTTCATTCCTTTGTGGTTTTTCAGTACTGGTGCAGTCAGCGCTCGTAATATTCAGCTTGTGAAGAAAAAGCAGATGAGGTGCCAGGGTGTAGTGTGTGCTACAAAGGTAAGATCTGatcaaaacaacttttttttttttttttttagtggaaTATCTTTGAAATTtgacaaaacaaattgcctagAATAGTTCAGGAATATTGGATGAACTTTGCGATTTGTAAAGTTcacttgtgtgtgtatatataaagtGTCTGTCTGTATAAATGCTGTCTAGTCCCATACATGATTTGTCATGTTGTGGAATATTACAGTGGTTACAAAAACAATTTAATTTTGCCCTtggcaggcttttttttttcttcccccctccTTCGTTCCCAAGCTTTATTACAATTGCTCAACTATTGAAACAGGACCAACCTGTTATGTTGAACCTTGATTTCAATTTCAGGAGGCCTTTGGATTCATTGAAAGAGCAGATGTGGTGAAGGAGATCTTCTTTCACTACAGCGAGTTCAAAGGTGATCTAGAGGCTCTTCAGGCTGGAGATGATGTGGAGTTCACCATCAAAGATAGAAATGTGAGTGCTGCCTTTAAGAATTTCAGTagaacattttgaaaatgtgtcACTCAGCTTTAGCTTTACTTTTGACTGTCTTTGTTTAACTCTTAAAGGTCTTTTGATTAATTTGTAACCTTCAATAGGGTAAAGAAGTAGCAACAGACGTGAGGCTCCTCCCTCAAGGAACAGTCATCTTTGAGGATATCAGCATTGAGCAGTTTGAAGGCACCGTTGTAAAGGTCATTCCCAAAGTCCCCACCAAGAACCAGGCAAGTAGATTCTGATGAACTTTATTTAGTAGAAGacagtttgttgttgttaaaggGAGCATGGAAGCAAGTGTCTACCAACCAAGaatttaaaatgactttaaaagATATGTAAACTTTGTTTCTACAGAATGACCCTCTGCCCGGTCGTGTCAGTGTAAGGATGGGTTTCAATGACAAGGAACTTCCGTTTGGCGAGAAGGACACAAAGACCAAGGTGACTCTTTTGGAGGGAGACCACATACAATTCAACATCTCTACTGATCGTCGAGACAAGCTTGAGCGGGCTACCAACATCGAAATCTTGCCAGACACTTTCAAGTTCACCAAGGAGAATCGTGAAATGGTAGATTGCAGAACAGCAGCATAAATAGTTTTAATTATATATTATAGTACATTCATCAGAAATATTGATTATGGTGCAACATGAAATATTCTTTTAGGGGGTGATTGCAGCTATACGCGATGGCTTTGGATTCATTAAGTGTGTGGATCGGGATGCCAGGATGTTCTTTCACTTCAGTGAAGTCCTAGAGGAGGGCCAGCTTCATATCTCAGATGAAGTGGAGTTCACTGTTGTGCCTGTAGGTCCTGTTTATAAGCTTTTCAAAAAAGTATGTATTTTCTATTACCTAAGCAGGCACATTCAAGTTACTTTTAAGTAAAAATACTAATATAAATGTCATCCCTGCCAGGATATGCTGTCAGCTCAGAGAAACCACGCAGTGCGCATTAAGAAGCTTCCGAAAGGCACAGTGTCTTTCCATATCCAGTCTGAGCAACGTTTTGTGGGTGTAGTGGAAAAGGAAGTTGTTGGAAACACCGCCAAGAACATCAGTCCCACCAAGGGCAAGGAGAAGGTAACACAGCTGTAACCTAAATCGCCCCCATTTATGACACTACCCTCGAAGCCCATTTCCCCTCATCTATCCCTATTTTCACACTCTGTTTTAGTTCTAATCTTCCTCTTTGCTTTCCTCCTTCAATGACCTCCTGTTCATGCTCCTTGTTCGTTAGAAAAAAGATAAGGTAGGACTGAGACCTTCTGCATGAAGCCACATGAAAGTGCATCACAATTAAAGACACTCCAGTTGTACAAACTATCAGTGTCCTAATTTGTTTTACTAACACATAATCTAAAGAAGCTTTTCATCATGTAAAGTCTAGAAATCCAAATGATCAAGTGAAGTGTTGTGGCACCGAGACTGTCTGATAAATCTTTCTCTTGCTTTTAAAGGGTAAAGTTGTAGAAAAGGTTAGTTTTTGTTAACCTCTGACCCTCTGGTGTCCTTCACCTCATTAATTTACAGTGTGAGGTTTGATCATCATTTAACCCATGGAATCTGGAATCGAGGCTTCACTTAGTTGTAGGACTGCACAAAAGTAATCAGAATgctagtggggtttttttgtttttgtttttttccccttccttcTAGTGGTTGTCAGCCTGTTgcatttaaaatgtgtgtggTCTGCACGCACACAGTATCCTATTTAAACAGCGAGTCTTTGGTTCTTCCTAATAATTGTAAACTGCACCCAgatttttgattttgtgttttaacaTTTCAATTAAGCACTAATGGTTTTGCGTTCAAAACGAGATACAGTAACTGAAGTGGCAAACGATGGATTAAGAGCCATTTTCAGTCAAGTAACAgtgttctttagtttttttttaattattaaatatcTGCCATTATAAAGCCAGTAAATTtaatgctgtgattggttcaagCAGTCACTGCTCTCAATAGTTGAAACTAGAGCAGTGAATAATTATGCAGCCCTAAATTGTAGGGTTAAGCTCAACGTTGCTTGTAGTAGTTTAGGCGTGTACTAACTAGGCTGCTACAGCATGATGCATTGCACACATTTGTCTTTAATGCTTATGTAGCCTGTGTGCACAGGATTTTCTAATACACTAGCCATAAATGACTTTCTCTTTAAAATTGGAGACATTGCCAGCTTATGCTCATTTTGTTCAACTGTAGCGTTGCAGAGACATTTGGCCAACACTGCTAGTCTTAATTGGAAAGATGATCCAAGTTTGATTTGTTGCTTTTATTGTAGGAGTCTGAGGAGGGAGTGATTGCATATGAAGACTGTGGAGTGAAGCTCACTGTGCCATACCATGCCAAGGACCTAGAGGGAGGAAGTCACCCACAGGTTGGGGACAAGGTAGTaagacttgtttgtttttgttttttttccttgagaGCAAATGTGGTTTCCACTTTGTAACTAGTCTAATTTGTCCAGTTGCAAAAAAGTCCTTTTGGAGGCATCTTTCCATAGCAAACAGTTGATACTGCAATTCATCTTTTGAAGGTTTGAAGTTTAGTTGTTGCAAGGTTGAAAGCTTgaagcctttttcttttttttccccgtgCAACTTGTGTGTTTGTCCTCTAGGTGGAGTTCTCAATCAATGAAGTGAAGCGAACTGGCCAACAGAGTGCCGTCTCCATCCGGGTCCTCAACCGTAATGCCTCTGGTGCCAAGAGACTGCATGGATTCGTTGCTGCACTGAAAGATAACTTTGGTTTCATTGAGACAGCAAATCATGACCAGGAAGTGTTCTTTCACTACAGGTAATGATTTAAGGTTGACCACACCTTTGGGTTAGGGTATTCATTTACTAATGCCATGCAGGTAACTCACTTCAGTATCAAATTCTCAGActtatgcttttgtttttagtgAAATGTGCGGAGACTTGGATAACTTGGATCTGGGAGACACAGTGGAATACAATCTCTCAAAGGGAAAAGGAAACAAAGTCAGTGCTGAAAAGGTCACCAAGGTTTCTGCAGGTATCAGTGATTCACTTCCAGTTGTTTTTGGTACATTTGTTTGTAATGTTTGGCATTTTGTAGGTAGGAATGATTGCAAATATTGCTTTCCCGTCATAGTGAATGGCATTGGTGAAGATGTTGGTGGGACAGTGATGACAGGGAAAGTTATCCGTCCTATACGCAGTGTTGACCCCTCCCAGACTGAATACCAAGGACTTGTTGAGTTCTCAGAGGAAGGTTGGTGTCACATTATGACTACAcatttaaacagtttatttgtaGAAAGTAAAATTGATCCCCCCCCTTTAATTTTCAGGAGGATCAAAAATGCAGAATTATCCATTTGGAATCATGAGTATGGCAAACAAGTCTGATTGTTTGCAAAAAGGAGAACAGGTGAAGTTCCAGGTTTGCACAATAACCCAGACTGGACAGAAGATGGCCTGTAATGTGGTTCCGCAGCGTAGAGCCATGGTGGAGTGTGTTAAAGACCAGGTAgtgttcagtttttgttttttcctctcctcaattgcgtgattttaaaaaaacaaaacacaacactggGTAGTAGGTGGACTTCATACTTTAAAACTCAAAATTGTGATAATCCCTCCCCCCAGTTTGGCTTTATCACATACGAAGTTGGTGATAGCAAGAAGTTATTCTTCCATGTAAAAGAAGTGCAAGATGGTCTGGAGCTTCAGACTGGGGATGAAGTGGAGTTCTCAGTTGTCCTCAATCAACGCACAGGAAAATGTAGTGCCTGCAATGTACGCAGAGTCAGGTAAGAACTTGATCTGTAAATTTAGAACTGGACTGTGGCTGGTATGTTTAACGGAGTGGGCCTTCACATTGTTTGTTCATTGTGTTCCTCTTGCAGTGAGGGCCCTAAACCAGTGGCGACTCCACGTCCTGACCGCCTGGTGAACAGACTCAAGAGTATCACGCTTGATGATGCCAGTGCTCCTCGCCTGGTCATTGTAAGGCAGCCTCGTGGTCCTGACAATTCAAAGGTATGATGAGATTATCAGATGGTGCCATATTTGATGAACTGTGCTAACCTGTAGGTTTGCATAGCCTTTTAGAAATGACTTTAGCTAAAATGAATTTGGAGCCATCCATGTTACTGATCAGAAAGAAGTATAATGAAATCATTTATTCTGTCCTTACAGGGCTTCAATGTGGAGCGAAAGACTCGCCAGCCTGGTGTCATTGACTGAGCAATACAGGGCCTACCCCCATTTGGTGTTGGAGGGATGCTGTTGCCGAGAGCAGCAGCAGGGGATAAGGGAATTTAATTTGACACATGCTTGTACACAAACTCATCCGCAAAACATACGCACACATACAGTAATTGGCATGTGTAATCTTTGTCCCCAGTCTGCAGTGGAACTTTTCTTATTCCACAGTTCCCTGCCTCACATGTATGATGTACTTGATACAGAGTTCCACGCTGCAGTGTACATGGGGACCTCTGAGTGTGTGCGTATGATGTATCCTAGAATTGATTAGTGTGTAATGGAGGTATTTGTTTCTAAGGGGCTTGTTCCCTCCAAGTCAGAGTGGTGACTGTGTGGCTGTCTACGTCCTGATTTTCTGCTTTGTCTGGAATTCTGCACCTGTAATCTGTCCGCTAGTTTGACTGGGCGAGTGAGTCTGATTGTTGGCATGTGTTTGAACCTCGGCTCCATATTCGTTCTTACTTTTTGCTCCCTTACCGATGGAAACGTAATAACTTCGCTATCAGGTTTCCACTCCTGTATGCTTTCCTACAAAACGCATAAAGCAAAGCTCCCTCCATAAGGAGGATCATATTTCTCATATGTGCAAGCTTAAACTGAGGATTCTTCTCTGCTCGGTTTTTTTGagcagtttttaaaatgctttattgAAGTGGAAGCATGGCGCGTGTGTGATGTATGTGAATGTCAAAGTAGTTAATCTAATGAGATTTACTTCCACCAGTCTGGAGTTTTGAGATGCCTTTTTGGTATTCACATGCTCCACTtcagcatttctttttcttcctcttttctctctcccctcccaGGTGCAGAATTCCTTGTGGCATCTTATATCTGCAGATCTTTTAtaccttttgtttgtttgtttcttgcacatatttttttttttttttcttctccatcGAAACTTAATCTGCTAATATTAAGAATAAGGTGCCTAAACT is from Oreochromis niloticus isolate F11D_XX linkage group LG20, O_niloticus_UMD_NMBU, whole genome shotgun sequence and encodes:
- the csde1 gene encoding cold shock domain-containing protein E1 isoform X4; the protein is MGSPWKGFVEFTLPASPPTAFVSADLSSTSPVGLSLSPYGRSMSFDPGMLHNNGHTAYANGSGPGIRETGVVEKLLTSYGFIQCSERQARLFFHCSQYNGNLQELKIGDDVEFEVSSDRRTGKPIAVKLLKIKPEVLPEERISGQVGPDLHAYPFTVLHGYIHPVVSSIPLHLDGKSAPGQVPTGSVCYERNGEVFYLTYTPDDVEGNIHLDTGDKVSFYMETNKHTGAVSARNIQLVKKKQMRCQGVVCATKEAFGFIERADVVKEIFFHYSEFKGDLEALQAGDDVEFTIKDRNGKEVATDVRLLPQGTVIFEDISIEQFEGTVVKVIPKVPTKNQNDPLPGRVSVRMGFNDKELPFGEKDTKTKVTLLEGDHIQFNISTDRRDKLERATNIEILPDTFKFTKENREMGVIAAIRDGFGFIKCVDRDARMFFHFSEVLEEGQLHISDEVEFTVVPVGPVYKLFKKDMLSAQRNHAVRIKKLPKGTVSFHIQSEQRFVGVVEKEVVGNTAKNISPTKGKEKKKDKESEEGVIAYEDCGVKLTVPYHAKDLEGGSHPQVGDKVEFSINEVKRTGQQSAVSIRVLNRNASGAKRLHGFVAALKDNFGFIETANHDQEVFFHYSEMCGDLDNLDLGDTVEYNLSKGKGNKVSAEKVTKVSAVNGIGEDVGGTVMTGKVIRPIRSVDPSQTEYQGLVEFSEEGGSKMQNYPFGIMSMANKSDCLQKGEQVKFQVCTITQTGQKMACNVVPQRRAMVECVKDQFGFITYEVGDSKKLFFHVKEVQDGLELQTGDEVEFSVVLNQRTGKCSACNVRRVSEGPKPVATPRPDRLVNRLKSITLDDASAPRLVIVRQPRGPDNSKGFNVERKTRQPGVID
- the csde1 gene encoding cold shock domain-containing protein E1 isoform X1, with protein sequence MERGSSEPPVARNTGSTPSASTGPVPIPRSSSVSCHPHPGSKKHKRTPLYQRSMSFDPGMLHNNGHTAYANGSGPGIRETGVVEKLLTSYGFIQCSERQARLFFHCSQYNGNLQELKIGDDVEFEVSSDRRTGKPIAVKLLKIKPEVLPEERISGQVGPDLHAYPFTVLHGYIHPVVSSIPLHLDGKSAPGQVPTGSVCYERNGEVFYLTYTPDDVEGNIHLDTGDKVSFYMETNKHTGAVSARNIQLVKKKQMRCQGVVCATKEAFGFIERADVVKEIFFHYSEFKGDLEALQAGDDVEFTIKDRNGKEVATDVRLLPQGTVIFEDISIEQFEGTVVKVIPKVPTKNQNDPLPGRVSVRMGFNDKELPFGEKDTKTKVTLLEGDHIQFNISTDRRDKLERATNIEILPDTFKFTKENREMGVIAAIRDGFGFIKCVDRDARMFFHFSEVLEEGQLHISDEVEFTVVPVGPVYKLFKKDMLSAQRNHAVRIKKLPKGTVSFHIQSEQRFVGVVEKEVVGNTAKNISPTKGKEKKKDKESEEGVIAYEDCGVKLTVPYHAKDLEGGSHPQVGDKVEFSINEVKRTGQQSAVSIRVLNRNASGAKRLHGFVAALKDNFGFIETANHDQEVFFHYSEMCGDLDNLDLGDTVEYNLSKGKGNKVSAEKVTKVSAVNGIGEDVGGTVMTGKVIRPIRSVDPSQTEYQGLVEFSEEGGSKMQNYPFGIMSMANKSDCLQKGEQVKFQVCTITQTGQKMACNVVPQRRAMVECVKDQFGFITYEVGDSKKLFFHVKEVQDGLELQTGDEVEFSVVLNQRTGKCSACNVRRVSEGPKPVATPRPDRLVNRLKSITLDDASAPRLVIVRQPRGPDNSKGFNVERKTRQPGVID